A genomic segment from Neobacillus sp. YX16 encodes:
- a CDS encoding peptidylprolyl isomerase, whose translation MAKKGHIQMQNGEKIEFDLYPNEAPGTVANFEKLAKEGFYNGLNFHRVIPGFVSQGGCPTGTGTGGPGYTIKCETQGNPHTHVPGSLSMAHAGKDTGGSQFFIVHESQPHLNGVHTVFGKVTSGLEAAKAMRNGDVMEKVEVYDEE comes from the coding sequence GTGGCTAAAAAAGGACACATTCAAATGCAAAACGGAGAAAAAATTGAATTCGATTTATATCCAAACGAAGCACCTGGTACTGTTGCAAACTTTGAAAAGTTAGCAAAAGAAGGTTTTTACAATGGGTTGAATTTTCACCGCGTTATACCTGGATTTGTAAGCCAAGGTGGGTGCCCAACTGGAACTGGAACGGGTGGCCCTGGTTACACAATTAAATGTGAAACACAAGGAAATCCACACACACATGTACCAGGTTCTCTTTCTATGGCGCATGCTGGTAAAGATACAGGCGGCAGCCAATTCTTTATCGTTCATGAGTCCCAACCGCATCTAAATGGTGTTCACACTGTTTTCGGTAAAGTGACTTCTGGTCTTGAAGCAGCAAAAGCAATGCGCAATGGCGATGTTATGGAAAAAGTAGAAGTATACGACGAAGAATAG
- a CDS encoding CBO0543 family protein: protein MNTVKRLKGLNLPPWQKKSLPFLIKEYGPVIILAILLGTSLDLYFVDKKMYMFPIRPFPEVLSFNIAFTFVGLPILVLVYLMMMKKVTKWGKIGIIIFLSLLMPIFERFSELFGLFEHSVDWKHIYSFYGYLVFFSFIFLFYQLTNKEH from the coding sequence ATGAATACTGTAAAACGCTTGAAAGGCTTGAACTTGCCGCCTTGGCAAAAAAAGTCATTACCATTTTTGATTAAAGAATATGGCCCTGTAATCATATTGGCTATATTGCTGGGTACTTCCTTGGATCTTTACTTTGTTGACAAGAAAATGTACATGTTCCCAATTCGACCATTTCCTGAGGTGTTGTCGTTTAATATTGCCTTCACCTTTGTAGGATTGCCAATTCTCGTTCTGGTTTACTTAATGATGATGAAAAAGGTTACGAAATGGGGAAAGATTGGAATTATTATATTTCTAAGCTTACTAATGCCTATATTTGAAAGGTTTTCTGAACTCTTTGGTTTATTCGAGCATTCTGTTGATTGGAAGCATATCTATAGCTTTTATGGCTATCTGGTTTTCTTTTCGTTTATTTTCTTATTTTATCAATTGACTAATAAAGAGCATTAA
- a CDS encoding DUF2515 domain-containing protein — protein MIIFFIRNRVKTPIETIKDELKVKVKKNVVIDSNILTKEEHSLLEKIRKNTSELNLNNVTRTKAYFDVYQKHPEIHWAFLGHMVSRNGGWNMTDLKGDLLTRLLTKKERNDFFTFLERGNWLIFQDAYPQFLLYSESIKRKKPLFYLLPYLNISIFMETIWNYFWSVPDTYLLTMALIINEQNYLEKRVIQNPTYQKGVLNTLEFKLQDVLSFNHILFPYRKKSLAGQTLHQFQSLHERILLGKRLYAVLFQKKDLVNQFVQWAKVHPHTGSRKDYWPHIFNNVNEGIPGIPYQLRLNACKLRWGARKMYSPDLKSAWKNVHHLEAEKGDWFSEWEIADYLSELNETQINGEIEYEYCKTLERLELAALAKKVITIFD, from the coding sequence ATGATTATTTTTTTTATCAGAAACAGGGTAAAAACTCCGATTGAAACCATTAAGGATGAATTAAAAGTAAAAGTGAAAAAGAATGTAGTTATTGACTCCAATATATTAACAAAAGAGGAACATAGTCTTTTAGAAAAGATAAGAAAGAATACAAGCGAACTGAACCTTAATAATGTGACCAGAACTAAAGCTTATTTTGATGTTTACCAAAAACATCCTGAAATCCATTGGGCATTTTTAGGGCATATGGTATCTAGAAATGGCGGCTGGAATATGACCGATTTAAAAGGTGACCTCCTAACACGCTTGCTTACGAAAAAAGAAAGGAATGACTTTTTTACCTTTTTAGAACGCGGAAATTGGCTGATTTTTCAAGACGCTTATCCACAATTTTTACTATACAGTGAAAGCATAAAAAGAAAGAAACCTTTATTTTATTTGTTGCCTTATTTGAACATATCCATCTTCATGGAGACGATTTGGAATTACTTTTGGAGTGTACCTGACACCTATCTCCTCACAATGGCTCTTATCATTAATGAACAAAATTATTTGGAAAAAAGGGTAATCCAAAATCCCACCTATCAGAAGGGCGTACTTAACACGTTGGAGTTTAAGCTTCAGGATGTGCTCTCATTTAATCATATTTTGTTTCCCTATCGAAAAAAGAGCCTTGCCGGGCAAACACTCCATCAGTTTCAATCCTTACATGAGCGTATTCTTTTAGGAAAAAGATTGTATGCTGTTCTTTTTCAAAAAAAGGACTTAGTAAATCAATTTGTACAATGGGCAAAAGTACACCCCCATACAGGGTCTAGAAAAGATTATTGGCCGCATATTTTTAATAATGTTAATGAAGGTATTCCAGGAATTCCCTATCAGCTTCGCTTAAATGCCTGCAAGCTTAGATGGGGAGCAAGAAAAATGTATAGTCCGGATTTAAAGTCTGCGTGGAAAAATGTTCATCACCTAGAAGCGGAAAAGGGAGATTGGTTTAGTGAGTGGGAAATAGCTGACTATCTCTCGGAGCTTAATGAAACACAAATTAACGGGGAGATTGAATATGAATACTGTAAAACGCTTGAAAGGCTTGAACTTGCCGCCTTGGCAAAAAAAGTCATTACCATTTTTGATTAA